One window from the genome of Flavobacterium agricola encodes:
- the mraZ gene encoding division/cell wall cluster transcriptional repressor MraZ, protein MIGFIGTYECKIDAKGRVSIPSALKKQLPNLEAGFVVKRSIFEKCIELYPMQEWEKIAAKLGQLNQFTKKNQQFARMYQAGMKVIEIDDAGRFLLAKDLIEYSQISKDIVLTANLNHIEIWDKNLYEQAIAMTDEDFSDLAEQVMGDFNGDEFRIS, encoded by the coding sequence ATGATAGGATTTATTGGTACATATGAATGTAAGATCGACGCAAAGGGCAGGGTTTCAATACCTTCTGCCCTAAAAAAGCAGCTACCAAACCTAGAAGCAGGTTTTGTAGTAAAGCGATCTATATTCGAAAAATGTATCGAATTGTATCCAATGCAGGAGTGGGAAAAGATTGCCGCTAAGTTAGGCCAGCTAAATCAGTTCACTAAAAAGAACCAACAATTTGCCAGAATGTACCAGGCAGGAATGAAGGTGATTGAAATTGATGATGCAGGCCGTTTTTTATTAGCAAAAGATTTAATTGAGTACAGCCAAATTTCTAAAGATATTGTTTTAACAGCCAATTTAAATCATATCGAAATTTGGGACAAAAATTTATATGAACAAGCCATTGCCATGACCGACGAAGATTTTTCTGATTTAGCCGAGCAGGTAATGGGAGATTTTAATGGAGATGAATTTAGAATATCATAA
- a CDS encoding alpha/beta fold hydrolase: protein MKQALKKEGKYSYLEVGEGTTPIIILHGLMGGLSNFDGVIDYFSKKNYKIVFPELPLYNSNILKTNVKAFAKYVKDFIDFKGFDKVILLGNSLGGHIALYHAKINPEKMAGLILTGSSGLYESAMGDSYPRRGDYEFIKKKAQDVFYDPAVATKEIVDDVYATVNDRMKLVKTLTIAKSAIRHNMAKDLPEMQVPTCLIWGKNDNVTPPEVAEEFNELLPNSTLYWIDKCGHAAMMEHPDEFNEIMFTWLKQNNL, encoded by the coding sequence ATGAAACAAGCTTTAAAAAAAGAAGGTAAATACAGCTATCTGGAAGTGGGTGAAGGAACTACACCAATAATCATTTTACATGGATTAATGGGTGGGTTAAGTAACTTTGATGGTGTAATTGACTACTTTTCTAAAAAAAATTATAAAATTGTTTTCCCCGAATTACCGCTTTACAACAGTAACATTTTAAAAACCAATGTAAAAGCTTTTGCAAAATATGTAAAAGACTTTATTGATTTTAAGGGATTTGACAAGGTAATTTTGTTAGGAAACTCATTAGGCGGGCACATAGCCCTTTATCATGCTAAAATTAACCCAGAAAAAATGGCTGGTTTAATTTTAACCGGTAGCTCGGGCTTATACGAAAGCGCTATGGGTGATAGCTACCCACGACGTGGAGATTACGAGTTTATTAAGAAAAAGGCGCAAGATGTATTTTACGATCCTGCCGTAGCAACTAAAGAAATTGTTGATGATGTTTATGCCACGGTTAACGACCGAATGAAGTTGGTAAAAACCTTAACCATTGCTAAAAGTGCTATTCGCCACAATATGGCTAAAGATTTACCCGAAATGCAAGTTCCAACTTGTTTAATTTGGGGTAAAAATGATAATGTAACCCCACCAGAGGTTGCAGAAGAATTTAACGAGCTGTTACCCAACTCAACCTTATATTGGATTGATAAATGCGGACACGCAGCCATGATGGAACACCCAGATGAATTTAACGAGATTATGTTCACCTGGTTAAAACAAAATAATTTATAA
- the yihA gene encoding ribosome biogenesis GTP-binding protein YihA/YsxC yields the protein MKVNKAEFIISNSDVKKCPAEILPEYAFIGRSNVGKSSLINMLTGRKALAKVSGKPGKTQLINHFKINDNWFLVDLPGYGYAKVSKSTKGIFQKFITEYFEKREQLVCGFVLIDVRLEPQKIDVEFMSYLGNAGVPFCIIFTKADKLTKSKAMQNIAAYKKVLLAGDWEEFPTYFLTSSASGEGQDEVLQFINDVNTDFFKSQESFI from the coding sequence ATGAAAGTAAATAAAGCAGAATTTATCATCAGTAATTCTGATGTTAAAAAATGTCCCGCTGAAATATTGCCCGAATATGCTTTTATTGGTCGATCAAACGTTGGTAAATCATCCTTAATAAATATGTTAACCGGCCGCAAAGCTTTAGCTAAAGTTTCGGGGAAACCGGGTAAAACACAGCTTATTAATCATTTTAAAATAAATGACAATTGGTTTTTAGTAGATTTACCTGGATACGGCTACGCCAAAGTTTCTAAATCTACCAAAGGTATTTTTCAGAAATTCATTACTGAATATTTTGAGAAAAGAGAACAATTGGTTTGTGGTTTTGTACTAATTGATGTACGCTTAGAACCGCAGAAAATTGATGTGGAATTTATGAGTTATTTAGGTAATGCAGGCGTTCCGTTCTGTATTATTTTCACCAAAGCCGATAAGTTAACCAAAAGTAAAGCCATGCAAAACATCGCAGCTTACAAAAAAGTACTTTTAGCTGGCGATTGGGAAGAATTTCCTACTTACTTTTTAACTTCATCAGCATCGGGCGAGGGGCAAGACGAAGTTTTACAGTTTATTAACGATGTAAACACCGATTTCTTTAAAAGTCAAGAAAGTTTTATATAA
- the gldC gene encoding gliding motility protein GldC, with protein sequence MAKTFKSEIKVKVELDENRVPETLTWSAKDGGVENENTKALLMSVWDSKAKETLRIDLWTKDMPVDEMKIFFHQTLVAMSDTFLRATDDEKMSATMKDFCDYFAEKLELLKK encoded by the coding sequence ATGGCAAAAACATTTAAATCTGAAATAAAAGTAAAAGTTGAACTTGACGAAAATAGAGTACCAGAAACCTTAACTTGGTCTGCAAAAGATGGTGGGGTAGAAAACGAAAATACCAAAGCACTATTAATGTCGGTTTGGGATAGTAAAGCAAAGGAAACCTTACGTATTGATTTATGGACAAAAGATATGCCAGTTGATGAAATGAAAATATTTTTTCACCAAACTTTGGTAGCCATGTCAGATACGTTTTTACGCGCAACTGATGATGAAAAAATGTCTGCAACCATGAAAGATTTTTGTGATTACTTTGCAGAAAAATTAGAACTACTTAAAAAGTAA
- the gldB gene encoding gliding motility lipoprotein GldB — translation MRKILFTSFLLSLFFVACKDKPKVVDADYDKISAIDHETAISRFDKEYFEFDINDLDQMMAKYPFFFPGEMDPAEFLGKRNDSLWQEVYQEVQTNFPTNDKFNDVAFLFKAIKFHFPEKQVPNQLITVVGDMEKDFGAIYTDSLAIITLETYLGQDHKYYTDFPQYLRSEYNADQMAQDMATKFAYTVIAPTSDKSLLANMIQQGKILYLKDALLSYTTDAEKMNYTPEQIVWCQENESEIWSYLVDKKLLFDSDSRLDARFVRKAPFSKFYLEIDQESPGRTGVWLGWQIVKSYMQHNDVSLQTMLTTEPKDIFENSKYKPKK, via the coding sequence ATGAGAAAAATATTATTTACAAGTTTTCTGCTTTCTTTGTTTTTTGTTGCCTGTAAAGATAAACCAAAAGTTGTAGATGCAGATTACGACAAAATTTCGGCTATTGATCACGAAACTGCTATTTCCCGTTTTGATAAAGAATATTTTGAATTCGATATAAACGATTTAGATCAAATGATGGCTAAATATCCGTTTTTCTTTCCTGGAGAAATGGATCCGGCTGAATTTTTAGGCAAACGTAACGATTCTTTATGGCAAGAAGTTTATCAGGAAGTACAAACCAACTTTCCTACAAACGATAAGTTTAATGATGTTGCGTTTTTGTTTAAAGCCATTAAATTCCATTTTCCTGAAAAACAGGTTCCCAACCAGCTTATAACAGTTGTGGGTGATATGGAAAAAGATTTTGGTGCTATTTACACCGATTCTTTAGCCATAATAACCTTAGAAACTTATTTAGGGCAAGATCATAAATATTATACCGATTTTCCTCAATATTTGCGTTCAGAATACAATGCTGATCAAATGGCGCAAGATATGGCAACAAAGTTTGCTTATACCGTAATTGCTCCAACAAGTGATAAAAGTTTGTTGGCAAACATGATTCAGCAAGGTAAAATTTTATATTTAAAAGATGCATTGCTGTCTTACACAACCGATGCTGAAAAAATGAATTATACGCCCGAGCAAATTGTTTGGTGCCAAGAAAACGAATCTGAAATTTGGAGTTATTTGGTTGATAAAAAATTGCTTTTTGATTCAGACAGCCGTTTAGATGCGCGCTTTGTTCGTAAAGCACCTTTTTCTAAATTTTACCTAGAAATAGATCAAGAATCTCCGGGCAGAACCGGTGTTTGGTTGGGCTGGCAAATTGTTAAATCGTACATGCAGCATAACGATGTAAGTTTACAAACCATGTTAACAACAGAACCTAAAGATATTTTTGAAAATTCTAAATACAAACCTAAAAAATAA
- the nadE gene encoding NAD(+) synthase, whose translation MEQAKKFNAQAVNQHIVNWLKNYATKARVNGFVVGISGGIDSALTSTLCAQTELPTLCVEMPIHQAASQVLRGEEHIQFLLNKFPNVSRAKADLTQSYDVLAQSLPTTANVEKLNLTLANTRARLRMTTLYYYAGIHGYLVVGTGNKIEDFGVGFFTKYGDGGVDISPIADLMKSEVRLLSEYLGVTANIITAKPTDGLFGDDRSDEDQLGANYDELEEAMLAHEMGKTAADFEGRKQVVFKIYERLNRINQHKMTPIPICELKTL comes from the coding sequence ATGGAGCAAGCAAAAAAATTTAATGCCCAAGCTGTAAACCAACACATTGTAAATTGGTTAAAAAATTATGCAACTAAAGCTAGGGTTAACGGATTTGTTGTTGGTATTTCTGGCGGAATTGATTCGGCCCTAACCTCAACCTTATGTGCACAAACAGAATTGCCAACTTTGTGCGTAGAAATGCCCATTCATCAGGCAGCGAGCCAAGTTTTACGTGGTGAAGAACATATTCAGTTTTTACTGAATAAATTCCCGAACGTTTCGCGTGCAAAAGCCGATTTAACACAAAGCTACGACGTTTTAGCCCAAAGCTTGCCTACAACAGCTAATGTAGAAAAACTTAACTTAACTTTGGCCAACACGCGCGCACGTTTGCGCATGACAACTTTATATTATTATGCCGGTATTCATGGCTATTTGGTGGTTGGCACCGGTAATAAGATAGAAGATTTTGGTGTCGGATTTTTTACAAAATACGGCGATGGCGGTGTAGATATTTCTCCAATTGCTGATTTAATGAAATCGGAAGTTAGATTACTTTCTGAATATTTAGGCGTAACTGCAAACATTATAACAGCTAAACCAACTGATGGATTATTTGGTGATGACCGAAGTGATGAAGATCAATTAGGTGCTAATTATGATGAATTAGAAGAAGCCATGCTTGCACATGAAATGGGCAAAACAGCAGCCGATTTTGAAGGCCGAAAACAAGTAGTTTTTAAAATTTACGAACGTTTAAATCGCATCAACCAACATAAAATGACTCCTATTCCGATATGCGAGTTAAAAACATTATAA
- a CDS encoding response regulator transcription factor → MIKLCIADNQPVTHFGLEAYFKKNEKIVITQNVSNLEQLDETLRKKSIDVCVIDLELEGLTSINYIKAISSENPSIKFLVFSNLAEQIYAFNAYKSGVKGYVLKKEKLQVLEDAIYKVNDDKIVFSDLIKKQIELNSRGKKADRLHRKLSSREIEVLRYLSEGKKNKEIAELLELNEKTISTYKLRLLTKLHVTSLVDLIDKARNLEIVN, encoded by the coding sequence ATGATAAAACTTTGTATTGCAGATAACCAACCTGTAACTCATTTTGGGTTAGAGGCCTACTTTAAAAAAAATGAAAAGATTGTGATTACGCAAAACGTTTCTAACTTAGAACAGTTAGACGAAACGTTACGTAAAAAATCAATAGATGTATGTGTGATAGATTTAGAGTTAGAAGGTTTAACTTCGATAAATTACATCAAGGCCATATCATCAGAAAATCCTTCTATCAAATTTTTAGTTTTTTCTAACTTAGCTGAGCAAATTTATGCTTTTAACGCCTACAAAAGCGGAGTTAAAGGTTATGTATTAAAAAAGGAAAAACTACAAGTTTTAGAAGATGCGATTTATAAAGTAAACGACGATAAAATTGTTTTTAGCGATTTAATTAAAAAACAAATTGAATTAAATAGCCGTGGTAAAAAGGCTGACCGTTTACACCGCAAATTATCTTCAAGAGAAATTGAAGTTTTACGCTATTTAAGCGAAGGCAAAAAAAACAAAGAAATTGCTGAACTTTTAGAGCTTAACGAAAAAACAATTAGTACGTATAAATTACGCTTATTAACTAAATTACATGTTACCAGCTTAGTAGATTTAATTGATAAAGCGCGTAACTTAGAAATTGTAAACTAA
- the dnaG gene encoding DNA primase: MISQTTIDKIFDATRVEEVIGDFVHLKKSGSNLKGLSPFSNEKSPSFMVSPVKQIWKDFSSGKGGNAISFIMEHEHFTYPEALRYLAKKYNIEIEEIKQTNEETEKANERESLYLVSEYAKTYFHDVLQNTEEGKAIGLSYFKERGFTDETIKKFDLGYSPDSWDAFTNQALANGYSLEYLDKSGLTIVKDDKKFDRFKGRVMFPIHSFSGRVLGFGGRILTSDKKAAKYLNSPESDIYHKSKILYGIYQAKQAISKLQNCYLVEGYTDVIQFNQSGIENVVASSGTALTPDQIRLINRLTDNVTVLYDGDAAGLRASIRGIDLILEQGMNVRVCTFPEGEDPDSFAKKTSNEELKHYLETNSTDFIQFKAKLLMEESQNDPIKKANLINDMIVSISKIPNAIKREVYVQECAKIMDVSEQVIYNSLAQIVAVDISKANKKLIEEERQKTFEVVKNTDTVKGLQNQEIIQDLEYRILDILINHGFTDEVFTEENYVLLENGDYEEAVVKVKRKVYNKVNLYFEYDKDVIEFTNPTYKTIYYRLIEHFRTLENNGATTFDVATFLLTQEPEIAQIVSNISFENHANILHDWNKKMIDVKTKEMTINQYVTETMLTLNWVWMAKMVTDLFQSITDKETEITDDVKHQIQDFNLLKTTLSRKLNRVYVVYNN, from the coding sequence ATGATTTCACAAACTACCATAGATAAAATTTTTGATGCAACGCGAGTTGAAGAAGTTATCGGCGATTTTGTTCATTTAAAAAAGTCAGGAAGTAATCTAAAAGGATTAAGCCCTTTTTCTAATGAAAAATCTCCGTCGTTTATGGTTTCGCCCGTAAAACAAATCTGGAAAGATTTTAGTTCGGGCAAGGGCGGAAATGCCATTTCGTTTATCATGGAGCACGAACATTTTACGTACCCAGAAGCTTTACGTTACTTGGCAAAAAAATACAATATAGAAATAGAAGAAATTAAGCAAACCAACGAAGAAACCGAAAAAGCAAACGAACGCGAAAGTTTGTATTTGGTTTCGGAATATGCGAAAACCTATTTTCACGATGTTTTGCAAAACACCGAAGAAGGTAAAGCAATTGGTTTGTCGTACTTTAAAGAACGTGGTTTTACTGACGAAACCATTAAAAAATTCGATTTGGGTTATTCGCCCGATTCATGGGATGCATTTACCAATCAGGCGCTTGCTAACGGATATTCTTTAGAATATCTGGATAAATCGGGGTTAACCATTGTTAAAGACGATAAAAAATTCGATCGATTTAAAGGCCGAGTAATGTTCCCTATTCATTCCTTTTCGGGCCGTGTTTTAGGTTTTGGTGGGCGTATTTTAACTTCTGATAAAAAAGCAGCTAAATATTTAAATTCGCCCGAATCAGATATTTATCATAAAAGTAAAATTCTATACGGTATTTATCAGGCAAAACAAGCCATTTCTAAACTTCAAAATTGTTATTTGGTAGAAGGATATACCGATGTAATTCAGTTTAACCAATCGGGAATTGAGAACGTTGTTGCCTCATCAGGTACCGCTTTAACTCCAGATCAAATTCGATTAATAAACAGATTAACCGATAACGTTACCGTTTTGTACGATGGTGATGCGGCTGGTTTGCGTGCATCTATTCGCGGTATTGATTTAATTTTAGAGCAAGGCATGAATGTGCGCGTTTGTACTTTTCCGGAAGGAGAAGATCCTGACAGCTTTGCCAAAAAAACATCAAACGAAGAACTAAAGCATTATTTAGAAACCAATAGCACCGATTTTATTCAGTTTAAGGCAAAGCTTTTAATGGAAGAATCGCAAAACGATCCTATTAAAAAGGCCAATTTAATAAACGATATGATTGTGAGCATTTCTAAAATTCCGAACGCTATTAAGCGAGAAGTTTATGTGCAGGAATGTGCTAAAATTATGGATGTTTCGGAACAAGTTATTTACAACTCGTTAGCGCAAATTGTGGCGGTTGATATTAGCAAAGCCAATAAAAAGTTAATTGAAGAAGAGCGCCAAAAAACGTTTGAAGTTGTAAAAAATACCGATACGGTAAAAGGTCTGCAAAACCAAGAAATTATTCAAGATTTAGAATACCGCATCTTAGATATATTAATTAACCACGGATTTACCGATGAGGTATTTACCGAAGAAAATTATGTGCTTTTAGAAAACGGCGATTATGAAGAAGCGGTTGTAAAAGTAAAAAGAAAAGTTTACAACAAAGTTAATTTGTATTTTGAATACGATAAGGATGTGATTGAATTTACCAATCCAACCTACAAAACCATATATTACCGACTGATTGAGCATTTTAGAACTCTTGAAAATAATGGGGCAACCACGTTTGATGTGGCAACCTTTTTATTAACGCAAGAACCCGAAATTGCTCAAATCGTTAGTAATATTTCTTTTGAAAATCATGCCAATATTTTGCACGATTGGAATAAAAAGATGATTGATGTAAAAACTAAAGAAATGACCATTAACCAATATGTAACCGAAACTATGTTAACGTTAAATTGGGTTTGGATGGCCAAAATGGTTACTGATTTATTTCAATCCATAACAGATAAGGAAACTGAAATTACGGACGATGTAAAACATCAAATTCAAGATTTCAACTTACTAAAAACCACGCTTTCTAGAAAACTAAATCGCGTGTATGTGGTGTACAACAATTAG
- a CDS encoding RNA polymerase sigma factor, protein MKIVVLHPKEQELIVQAKANNRLAQQAIYNKYAPKMLAICRRYFKDVFLAEDVLLQAFLKVFVNITQYNDQGSFEGWIRRIVVHECIDAHRKQIKQLEFVTIAEHDFITEETELTHDAEQILLLVNDLPEGCKMIFNLFVIEGYKHHEIATRLQISEGTSKSQLAYAKTYIQKALQQLKTNEHGTAR, encoded by the coding sequence ATGAAAATTGTTGTTTTACATCCTAAAGAACAAGAACTAATTGTTCAGGCAAAAGCTAATAATAGGTTGGCTCAGCAAGCTATTTACAACAAATATGCTCCTAAAATGCTGGCTATTTGCCGTAGGTATTTTAAAGATGTTTTTTTGGCAGAAGATGTTTTGCTTCAAGCTTTTTTAAAAGTTTTTGTAAACATAACGCAATATAATGACCAAGGAAGTTTTGAAGGCTGGATTCGGCGCATCGTGGTTCATGAATGTATTGATGCGCATCGTAAACAAATTAAACAATTAGAATTTGTAACAATTGCCGAACACGATTTTATAACTGAGGAAACCGAGTTAACCCATGATGCCGAACAAATATTATTGCTTGTTAACGATTTGCCCGAAGGTTGTAAAATGATTTTTAATCTTTTTGTGATAGAAGGTTACAAACATCATGAAATTGCTACGCGCTTGCAAATTTCCGAAGGAACCTCGAAATCGCAATTAGCTTACGCTAAAACATACATTCAAAAAGCTTTACAACAATTAAAAACAAATGAACATGGAACCGCTAGATAA
- a CDS encoding polyprenyl synthetase family protein, protein MKITEQIKQPIELEMKLFEKKFQDAMTSQVALLNRITHYLVNSKGKQMRPMFLFLTAKMVANGEVNERTYRGASVIELIHTATLVHDDVVDDSNKRRGFFSINALWKNKIAVLVGDFLLSKGLLLSINNDDFDLLKIISVAVREMSEGELLQIEKARRLDITEDVYYEIIRQKTATLIAACCALGACAVKPEDTEMVERMRKFGELIGMAFQIKDDLFDYTDGPIGKPTGIDIKEQKMTLPLIYTLNNCSEADKKWLINSVKNHNKNKKRVNQVIEFVKQNGGLTYAEKVMVDFQQQALTLLEVFPTSPYKDALVLMVNYVIERKK, encoded by the coding sequence ATGAAAATTACCGAGCAAATTAAGCAGCCGATTGAATTAGAAATGAAACTTTTTGAAAAAAAGTTTCAAGATGCTATGACATCACAAGTTGCCCTTTTAAACCGAATTACCCATTATTTAGTAAACAGCAAGGGCAAGCAAATGCGCCCTATGTTTTTGTTTTTAACTGCTAAAATGGTTGCCAATGGCGAAGTAAACGAACGTACTTATCGTGGTGCATCGGTTATTGAGCTGATTCATACAGCAACTTTGGTGCATGATGATGTGGTGGATGATTCAAACAAACGCCGCGGATTTTTTTCAATCAACGCTTTATGGAAAAATAAAATTGCAGTTTTAGTTGGCGATTTTTTACTTTCTAAAGGATTGTTACTTTCTATAAACAACGACGATTTTGATTTGCTTAAAATTATTTCGGTAGCGGTACGAGAAATGTCTGAAGGCGAATTGTTGCAGATTGAAAAAGCACGTCGTTTAGATATTACAGAAGATGTTTATTACGAAATTATTCGTCAAAAAACAGCAACTTTAATTGCAGCTTGTTGTGCTTTAGGTGCGTGTGCTGTTAAACCCGAAGATACTGAAATGGTTGAGCGCATGCGTAAGTTTGGCGAACTTATCGGAATGGCTTTTCAGATTAAAGATGATTTGTTTGATTATACCGACGGACCTATTGGTAAACCAACCGGAATAGATATTAAAGAACAAAAAATGACGCTGCCGTTAATTTATACCTTAAACAATTGCAGTGAAGCAGATAAAAAATGGTTAATAAATTCGGTTAAAAACCACAATAAAAATAAAAAACGCGTAAACCAGGTTATTGAATTTGTAAAACAAAATGGCGGACTAACTTATGCAGAAAAGGTTATGGTCGACTTTCAGCAACAAGCACTAACCTTGTTAGAAGTTTTTCCAACTTCTCCGTATAAAGATGCCTTGGTACTCATGGTTAATTATGTTATTGAACGTAAAAAATAA
- the rlmN gene encoding 23S rRNA (adenine(2503)-C(2))-methyltransferase RlmN, whose amino-acid sequence MQQNKKDIRSLSKDDLRAFFVENNDKAFRGNQVYEWLWNKGAHHFEDMTNLSKETRQLLENNFVINHIKVDKMQHSNDGTIKNAVRLHDGLIVESVLIPTETRTTACVSSQVGCSLDCNFCATARLKRMRNLAPDEIFDQVVAIDQESRMYHNRPLSNIVFMGMGEPLMNYNNVMKAIDMITSDEGLGMSAKRITVSTSGVSKMIRKMADDGVKFKLAVSLHSAIEETRNKIMPFTKNFPLPELRDAIVYWYHKTKSKVTYEYVVWKGINDDEAAIKALVKFCKHVPCKVNIIEYNPIDDGEFQQADPKVIEQYIQELSKADIVAKVRHSRGKDIDAACGQLANKEGVA is encoded by the coding sequence ATGCAACAGAATAAAAAAGATATTAGAAGTTTATCGAAAGATGATTTGCGTGCGTTTTTTGTTGAAAACAACGACAAAGCTTTTCGGGGCAACCAAGTTTACGAATGGTTGTGGAATAAAGGTGCGCACCATTTTGAAGACATGACCAATTTGTCTAAAGAAACGCGTCAGCTTTTAGAAAATAATTTTGTGATTAACCACATTAAGGTTGATAAAATGCAACACAGCAACGACGGAACTATTAAAAACGCCGTTCGTTTGCACGATGGGTTAATTGTAGAATCGGTTTTAATTCCTACCGAAACGCGTACAACGGCTTGTGTTTCTAGCCAAGTTGGATGTAGTTTAGATTGTAATTTTTGTGCTACCGCACGATTAAAACGCATGCGTAATTTAGCTCCTGACGAAATTTTTGATCAAGTTGTTGCAATTGATCAAGAAAGCCGTATGTACCATAACCGTCCGCTTAGTAATATTGTTTTTATGGGCATGGGCGAACCGCTTATGAATTATAACAACGTAATGAAAGCGATTGATATGATTACAAGCGATGAAGGTTTGGGCATGAGCGCAAAACGCATCACGGTTTCTACCTCGGGCGTTTCTAAAATGATTCGTAAAATGGCAGACGATGGCGTTAAGTTTAAATTGGCCGTTTCTTTGCATTCGGCTATCGAGGAAACGCGTAATAAAATTATGCCGTTTACAAAAAATTTTCCGTTGCCAGAATTGCGAGATGCCATAGTTTATTGGTACCATAAAACCAAAAGTAAAGTTACCTACGAATATGTAGTTTGGAAAGGAATTAATGATGACGAAGCTGCTATTAAAGCCTTGGTTAAGTTTTGTAAGCATGTGCCATGTAAGGTAAATATTATTGAATACAACCCGATTGATGATGGCGAATTTCAGCAAGCCGATCCAAAAGTAATTGAACAATATATTCAGGAATTAAGTAAGGCAGATATTGTAGCAAAGGTACGTCATAGCCGTGGTAAAGATATTGATGCAGCTTGTGGACAATTGGCAAATAAAGAAGGAGTTGCGTAA
- a CDS encoding O-methyltransferase codes for MHFISAELEEYVEHNSAAEPELLARLNRETYQKILQPRMLSGHFQGRVLSMLAKIIRPKVILEIGTYTGYATISLSEGLPADGVIHTIDIKEELQDFQRKYFDLTGYGEKFHQHLGKALEIIPTLNTKFDLVFIDADKDNYLNYYELIVPLMNPGGIILSDNVLWSGKVVEPLDDKDRTTKLLLDYNQRLVNDPRVETVLLPIRDGLTVTRVL; via the coding sequence ATGCATTTTATTTCAGCAGAATTAGAAGAATATGTAGAACATAATTCGGCAGCAGAACCCGAATTGTTAGCTCGTTTAAACCGCGAAACGTATCAAAAAATATTACAACCGCGCATGTTAAGCGGTCATTTTCAGGGGCGCGTACTTAGCATGTTAGCTAAAATTATTCGTCCAAAAGTTATTTTAGAAATTGGTACGTATACCGGTTATGCAACCATTTCTTTGTCCGAAGGTTTACCAGCAGATGGCGTAATTCATACCATTGATATTAAAGAAGAACTTCAGGATTTTCAGCGTAAATATTTTGATTTAACCGGATATGGCGAAAAATTTCATCAGCATTTAGGTAAAGCGCTCGAAATTATTCCAACCTTAAACACCAAATTTGATTTGGTATTTATTGATGCCGATAAAGACAATTACTTAAATTATTACGAATTAATTGTACCACTAATGAATCCGGGCGGAATTATTTTAAGTGATAATGTTTTATGGTCAGGAAAAGTTGTTGAACCGTTAGATGATAAAGATCGTACAACTAAATTATTGTTAGATTACAACCAACGTTTAGTTAATGATCCGCGTGTAGAAACGGTTTTACTACCCATTCGTGATGGTTTAACCGTAACCCGAGTTTTATAA
- a CDS encoding phosphatase PAP2 family protein — translation MLDKFINLDQQLLIYLNNLGTPTLDTFFLIITQWWYLIPVFGYVFYLMIKKIGWKNFGLVVLVMALLILFTDQSTNLVKKSVERLRPCNEPGVKEFLRSIITRQSFSFFSGHASNSMATTLFIYLLLRNYYTKYLFLLFLFPLLFAYSRVYLGLHYPLDILVGYAFGACTGFVFYKLYQFLNNKYFPAANHL, via the coding sequence ATGTTAGATAAATTTATTAACCTTGACCAACAACTACTTATCTACTTAAACAATTTAGGTACCCCAACATTAGATACGTTTTTTTTAATTATTACCCAATGGTGGTATTTAATCCCTGTTTTTGGCTATGTTTTTTATTTAATGATAAAAAAAATTGGCTGGAAAAATTTTGGTTTGGTGGTTTTGGTTATGGCTTTGCTTATTTTGTTTACCGATCAGTCAACCAATTTGGTAAAAAAATCGGTAGAACGTTTGCGTCCGTGTAATGAACCTGGAGTGAAAGAATTTTTACGCAGTATTATAACCCGCCAATCGTTTAGTTTCTTTTCTGGGCACGCATCCAACTCTATGGCAACTACGTTGTTTATTTACTTATTGCTGCGTAACTATTATACTAAATATTTATTTTTATTGTTTTTGTTTCCTTTATTATTTGCGTATTCACGTGTTTATTTAGGCTTACATTATCCTTTAGATATTTTGGTTGGTTATGCTTTCGGAGCTTGTACTGGATTTGTTTTTTACAAATTGTATCAATTTTTAAACAACAAATATTTTCCGGCTGCAAACCATTTGTAA